The Streptomyces sp. HUAS MG91 sequence GACCCTGCCCTGTTCCAGGCGCGTGTAGTAGTCGACGCTGATCGCCGCGAGCCGGGCCGCCTCTTCGCGGCGCAGTCCGGCGACCTTGCGGGGCGTGTCCGGGGCGGGCAGTCCGCAGGCTTCCGGCGTCAGCCGCGCTCGGCAGGCTTTGAGGAACGCTCCGAGTTCACGGGGGTCGGACACCGCGATCATCTCCCTTGGTGGCGTGGCTCTGTAGGGGCAGCCCCATGGTCTCCGGGCCGGGAGCGTCGGGGCGGCTCCATCGCGTCGGGCACGGGTTCCGAACGACCATGGGACACGCCGGCGAACCGGACGGAACCGACAGACACGGAGCGAGCATGTCTTCCACGATGACGACGACCGGCCGGGGCGTCGTTGCGCACACCCCGGGCCGCCTCACCCGGCGCGAGCGGCAGATCGCCGAACTGGCCGCGTCGGGTCTGACGGTGGAGCAGATCGGCAGGCTGTCCGGTCTGCCCCACCGGACCGTCAGGACGCAGTTGTACCGGATCCTGCCCAGGCTGGGTGTGACCACGCGCGCCTCGGTGCGCGACGCACTGGACAGGCTGGACGCCCTGCACCCCGACGACGGCGCCCCGACCGCTCACCGGCAT is a genomic window containing:
- a CDS encoding helix-turn-helix transcriptional regulator gives rise to the protein MSSTMTTTGRGVVAHTPGRLTRRERQIAELAASGLTVEQIGRLSGLPHRTVRTQLYRILPRLGVTTRASVRDALDRLDALHPDDGAPTAHRHRSS